A window from Rhinolophus sinicus isolate RSC01 linkage group LG01, ASM3656204v1, whole genome shotgun sequence encodes these proteins:
- the BTG3 gene encoding protein BTG3: MKNEIAAVVFFFTRLVRKHDKLKKEAVERFAEKLTLILQEKYKNHWYPEKPSKGQAYRCIRVNKFQRVDPDVLKACENSCILYSDLGLPKELTLWVDPCEVCCRYGEKNNAFIVASFENEDENKDEISKKVTRALDKVTSDYHSGSSSSDEETSKEVEVKPSSVTATPSPVYQISELIFPPLPMWHPLPRKKPGMYRGNGHQNHYPPPIPFGYPNQGRKNKPYRPIPVTWVPPPGMHCDRNHWINPHMLAPH, translated from the exons ATGAAGAACGAAATTGCTGCTGTTGTCTTCTTTTTCACAAGGCTTGTTCGAAAACATGATAAGTTGAAAAAAGAGGCAGTTGAGAGATTTGCTGAGAAATTGACTCTAATActtcaagaaaaatacaaaaatcactgGTATCCTGAAAAACCATCAAAAGGACAGGCCTACAG ATGCATTCGTGTCAATAAGTTTCAGAGAGTTGATCCTGACGTTTTGAAAGCCTGTGAGAACAGCTGCATCTTGTACAGTGACCTGGGCTTGCCAAAGGAACTCACTCTATGGGTGGACCCATGTGAGGTGTGCTGTCG GTACGGAGAGAAAAACAATGCGTTCATTGTTGCCAGCTTTGAAAATGAGGATGAGAACAAGGATGAGATCTCCAAGAAAGTTACCAGGGCCCTTGATAAGGTTACCTCTGATTATCATTCAGGATCCTCTtcttcagatgaagaaacaagtaAGGAAGTAGAAGTGAAACCCAGTTCGGTGACTGCAACCCCAAGCCCCGTGTACCAG ATTTCAGAACTGATATTCCCACCTCTTCCAATGTGGCACCCTTTGCCCAGAAAAAAGCCAGGAATGTACCGAGGAAATGGCCATCAGAATCACTACCCTCCTCCTATTCCATTTGGTTATCCAAATCAGGGAAGGAAGAATAAACCGTATCGCCCAATTCCAGTAACGTGGGTACCTCCTCCTGGAATGCATTGTGACCGGAATCACTGGATTAATCCTCACATGTTAGCACCTCACTAG